ggaccacacccagccgagccaccggggagactccgttcttcctggtctacggggctgaagcatgccttcccccagaaattcacctgggctcaccacgggtccaggcctttgacgaatccatgcaggagcagctgcggtgcgacgacgtggacttcgttgacgagcgaaggtggcgagcagcgatccgaaatgcacgctacaaccaagcgctccggcgctaccgtcaacggttcgtgcacagtagggagctccgggctggcgacctcgtcctcagacggatcctgaaccgagcggggctccacaaactctcccccagctgggaggggcctttcaaggttacagaagtatgccggcccggatgtgttcgcctcgccacagaagacggagtaccgctgcccaacccgtggaacatagagcatctgcgtaagttttacacctaggcagagcagggaaataacctttcctttgtaataagatagagctagcgtgcggcccggagcggttgagggccaccctcgtaaacccgacctctggcatccatcgcactagcggctaacgcgcggctcagagcggtagaggtccgacctcataaacccggcctctgacatccatcgcgcaagccatgtacatcgagattgcaaaggaaagattttttcctaattctgtctttgtgtcaaagttaaattacgcatttcgattctcgtaaTTTTCGCTTTTTTTTtaacccccgcgggacctctactcttgttgctgcaactaagatctgcattgagctgctggactaccgtacaggtccggaccctcttgctgcaggagaggggtccggacccctagggacctactctggggggcgggtacttgtttcctgggatggttcggagcccagtgtagccgcttagctggttccgtacccaaaagcctgcactctccaccaccctgtaacgagtactctagtacctggagctaggtaattaggggcccggacctcgacccagctcaagagctggcttcctaagtccaacacggcgtgtccagcactatatctcaaaggatcgagcacagcaaagtgacctcacccactgctgcgaagggtctaggacgaagaagccaggtccggaaagatcgtactgtttcctggagtggtccggagcccagcgtagcgccttagcctggttccgaccctaagcctacgcactcccccactctgtaacaagcacagaGCTACCTGGGCCTGCGCATCTAGAGTCCTAGACCTGGTACCAAGCCTGGGATTGGTCAGGAATGAGCCCCGCGGGTCTGCtctaagctataactttgaGGTGGTACACAGGTTCAAACCTGGCCAGTGGTAGacagtctcaaaccattgagcctatctaccagggggtccGAGTATCTGCTTCAAAGCTTTCATGCAGAATAAGAGCCaatctcggtggtagacagactcacagcagctgagtctctctcccagggggcccagggaacaaggcgcttgctcgcCTTGCAGGTTATgtgacacctatgcccaaggaggtccggagtatcttctacggctcgcgtggcagacaggtccaaacaactgaacctatccgccagggggccagggcgccggggtgccgcATACCACAAATCAACAACCggcaaacagctaagttgaagtttcttctatttcaaaaactttcaactaatacaatgtttgttacataatgcaaaagaaaaaagatacaatccccagcctaagggtccgcaggctctcgcttgaagtaggcggcgacgaagtcaacgacctcccgcacgctatcccgagcggcggcctccgtctctgctacagggccatcgaccacgggcgccagcgagatggccgggtcgtggctccggaggcaggtcaggatgtgctccgccaccatccggatcagctcgcggccctcggtttcaagctgtccagtaaggaccggccccaggcgctggagcctatccgaagcggagctcaacactgggagggcgtcagctatcgaagctggcggctccgccacctggatcgggctcattccaaatggcaccagtgcgaggctcgcttcggccgcccagtcagcgatccgctgggctccagcgcgctggtcttcctggtgcttctggaccgcctcccggacagcctcctgcacccgggtgtccaaggccgccttggccacctccacctcgcgggacctctcctccagctcgcgggatctctcctcgagtccgcgggaccgctcctccagcttggtctccttctgctccgcgtataccttcagcttcttgagcgactctcaCTGGCGCCCAAGCTCCTTCTCTATGGCGGTGGCGTGAGCTTCCCGCTTGGCAAGAgacttccggtcctcctccaagtccgcctcgtcggcagtcagctggcgggccctctcctgcagttgttcacgccatccctgcagagtcgcggagaagacgtcgagctcctgcctccggacctcgaggtcctcgctgcgagtctccagctctgactgctgggctgcgaggtgagcctcgaggccggaccgctgagcagcaaacccaacaacctccagggtgaagtcctgctcccgctgcgccaaggatttctcccggttcgacactgcgagctctcggtcaaacaccttcttaaggctggctcggtaggcctcttggtccgacttgagcttcgaccgagcttccgcagcgcgggaggcttccgccttcgtgtgcgcctccaggcgggtgtgccagtcggagaggcgctgacgctcgctctccagcgcagaccactcccgccggaaggccacctcggcggaggaggttgcctcttcAATCGAACGAcgaactcgcaacagcacctgaggaagcggagttgcatcctcctccggggattggagctgcaggagccgcctgccaaacaccacctccaactcttcctccgcagcaggaccggagctggaggtaggggcttccgctgcggcacttgtctccggcgcttccgctgccgccgagtcgggcgcggccggccccCCCGCCCACTCCGTGCCTCAGCGCCTCCCTTCCGCTTCCCGCTTCCGAGTTTGGGCGCGtcccgggcccagctccggcctCCCTGCTCGCCGAGTAGGGCGCGTCCGGTTCCGggtccagctccggcgcctccgctgccgcccagaTGGGGAGGCGGGAGTGGGGCCCACGTCCGGCGCCTTCCGCTGGGGCCGAGTCGGGCGCGTGACGGGCCCAGCtcaggcgccgccgctgccgagaGTCAGGGGGCCGGTGCCCCCGTGCTCCGGCGCTCTCCGCTGCCGACCGAGCTCGGGCTCCGGACCCAGCTTGGCGTCTCTTCTGCCGCCGgtgcgggcggccgggaccCAGCTCTAGGTTGCCCCCGCTGCCGACatcgggcgcggccgagcctaATTCGGTGCTCCCGCTGCCGCCCGTGGCAGACGCGCCGCATCGATGCCCCCGCCACCAATACGTCAGgagcggctgcacccagcaccggcgccaccgcctgccGTCTCTTGCACTGAGCCCTGCAGAGTCTGGAAATGGCATGACAGTCAGCATCGCATCATGTGTCACGGAGTTAGCAACAGgacgccgtacctgagggtcccgctcctactgccaccgtcgctgtcgatgccgaggtcgctgccgcccgggcacctgctgatgtgccaacggtggtagaagaaccgctggggcgggaagccctggtagcaaagcagaaaagccgtcaacacaaaaaaaaaaacagaacaccggcgcaagggaggagagcaagatgacactaacccagcagAACCGGggacccagcgtccccggagcccgggcctcttctcttgcggctgctgctgttgctgttgctgttgttgtcccTGCAGCTGCGATACAGGCGTAACCCGGGCCTGCGCCCGTTGCTGCTGTacctgcggctgcggcatgggtgcaacccggggtcgctcctgttgctgctgctgccgtccgcgtgcctgctgccgctgctcctgcGGTTGCTCCTGCTgatgctgctcttgctgccggcgcgatgagttcctcggcggcgatggtggtggtccagttacgccagaggacccgtgggggccagcagcccgggagctaccctggcctgcgccctcggaagacctctggcgcttcgcggcgggctccgacaccagggtcccgtcgccccggagtagcctccgccggcctaCGTCCCCtgacgacgcaccggagctgctctgagcccggctggagccggccgcagccgcgctgctagccgcggcctgtttccccttcgtagtggcaccggaccccgcagcgcttagcgtagcctgatccccggacgagccagggatccggagcccacggttcgggtcaccCCCGGTCTGCCgcggggccagtcccccgtcgtccagggttggcagggtggccagcaccgccaccctcgctgggtcctcgcagagggggactatgctctgcgggaggatcagaTTCTCTGCgatgaaggtgtctcccgtcacgttccgcaccaggacctccaaggcctcctgggtcaggtcgcttccctccccgcgatgggtcctgctgcaatcgttgaggccggtgaagctccacgccggtcgcggccgctgcttcaggggggcgatccggcgcttcacgaagtcgccgagcacgtgccacgaggtgaggccgctccctgccagtgacctgatcttttccagcacggagtcgaactccggctgcagcgatggcttggccctccaggatgctttgtcggaggcgggccccgcggtcggcaggacaaggcgctcgttggcttcggtggtggcaaccacccaatccctgcgccactcctcccaccttccgccagcaaggcccggaatgtaaggagtcggcaggtcgctccttatctggaaatagtaccctcccacttcgtccttgctccttccggacctcaccaggatgaagaagtagcggaagaggatgacgcagggacgcactcccacgaacatctcgcataaatgcacaaagatggacgccaggaggagggagtggggcgtcagatgctgaagctggaggccgaagtcttccagcagcagcagcaagaatgaagaaatcggcagccccacgccggcggagacgtgcgaggtaaatagcacgaactccccggcgcggaggttgccaagaggaaccgagcctgctcgcaccccccagccggtctcctgagcgctccacccaagcaggcggcgcactgtgttcagctctccctcggtctggaagcgacggggatgaacaagggatgccatctcctgACGGGCGAGGAAGGAGCCTGTGTAGGGGGGAGAGAAGGTCAAGGAAGgctcggaggcaaaggggcgcaaaggctggaggaagaagacgaatgcgggaaagcaaccgTAGGATACGGTAtgccccgttataaagcctgtctcaaccggcgcgccccggaaccgtcgccggaactcaaGCGACGCTCGCACCAGgagttagccgcccagtccatgacgtggggggcccaggcccacctgtcagggagggtgggtaatcaacgggggtgcgaaaaggcgggatccgaaccgtcgcccgcgcgcgtgaagcaaggcggaagccgagctgacgtgcgcgcattaatcataggcgtggccgagcttttcgggagctgcgccagtggtaaatgatccgtttactccggccgcaacaatgctgaacgtcgcgcgtgtgactaAGTGAACCGCTTATCGTGGGGCCCTTAGTCAGTAATCCGTTGcgacgtgatgaggcagcaaccaacccaatgggtagtcaaagccggtcaagacctgcagaaaggagcttcaagctatatagtgccaaatcgcagaagtggccccacctgtgggctcgtacctcccccaaggtgggcccgggggccactgtcggtaccctgcaacagggatacccactcttactgcagcaaagcaggacccgcgtagttatccgtagctgcgcgggagagacggagtagccaggccccacaggccaggcttttccctcaccaggccaacggccccggaccgttccccgcctgaggatgggtccggtggcgccacgtgtctccatggaagggaagctccaagctgaccgccgaagcctcggacccccagaggggtccgggacctcctacgcccgtccggactcccctcaccgtgtaggggtccgaagccgccacgtgtcccggaggcgtgggatcgtgcgcgagccttccggaggaagactcgcccacctaccgcatttaatgcgatagacaaggcgtgctctgccgccgtggtacacaagacagccttttgtcaggccccgctgcgcgccgcgtattaccaaggagcacagtgcagccgcctgagccgcgcccgcgcagagcccgcctgtagcattaaacggatacgacagcacggcacttttccatcatgccgcctacgccgcaagctacaccgcccgcttaagcaatgtgacgggcggtgtcactagctgcgacgggcccgacctgacaagacgacgctaggacatgatggacgaagggctccgggagcaggcgagggaatccaagagaaagatctcctttgcctgcgacgccataatgcatgaacagtgcgttaggttatactacattgttggacccacctgtcggggatccaacgactgtgtacgcgcccccttgagatataaaagggaggcgctcgctgtgcacaggacacatccatacagactcaagctctcgcacctcctcacgcttgtgggaaggcaatacaacacacagtggatgtagggtattacgctccggcggcccgaaccactctaaatcctgctgtgtttcttgtgttctggagggagatcgatctaagactagctaccccctgagtacacaccctctgggctagggcgggtgccttccgccacccggccgtggtttgcaacaCCACGACAGATGCTGTTCGATCTGTCATCAGATTATATACCTATGCACTACTTTGCAACTTTATCTTTAggtttttctttcatttttaacCATATCAGCAAAGTTATTAGATTTCGTCAGGATTGCAGTGGTTAACATGAGGACTGTGTTAATCCTAGAGACGGTGCAGAATGCGTTCAGGTTTCGTCAGGCTAGCAGATAAGCCAGCAGTGAGTGGCAGTAGGTGACCACGAACTGCACAAAAAAAAGGCCATGGATGGCCAATCCAATCCATTAGCTCCCAAGCAAACCACGAGTGCAATGCAAAGCAAAGCCCAACTCACTACAGAGATCGAGAAGCTACAACTATTCATCGCAGAACAGAAATGAACAGAGGCATGCTTTGTCTGCACTGCACGGTGTGTTTCGCTAGTTTATTACCTCCATGATCCGGCCATGGATGGCATTGTGGAGGTGGTCGGCCTCGAACACCGTCGCCTCCAGGACGCCGTGGAGGTAGACGACCtcagcggcggccacggcgtccCCCTCTTTCCGAGTTGGCAAAGCCTCAAAGGGAAGAAAGAACCCTTGTATATTGGCGCTGGATTTAGTCCCTTTTCATCATCAGTACCATTTGTTTATGCTGTTCCAGCAGAGCCATTACCGAATTTCCCACTAGATTTGAGGAATTCCATGGAAAACTTTGCTGATCGTCAACCGTATGTAAGGCCATGTAACATGTTGGAAAAAGGCACTGGATCACGGACGAGAAGGACGTTATCCTGAGTATCATCAAGAGTTGAAATCATGCAAAAAAGTTCTACGGAAAACAATGAAACCTCTTCTTTTCCTGAATGTTTAGTTAATCGTATCTGAATAATTTCATCCATCTAAACAGTGCAACGGTTTCCTAGTATGATTCTAATCAACTATGATAATGTTTTAGATTGAAATGGTGTCGTAGTAAACTTTGGGCCTGTAAAGCCCAGCCCAAGAAGGGAATTTATCGCATCCCATCCAGAGAGACGGATCGTGTTGCGTTGCGTTGCGGCCGGAGGAGAGAGAGACGAGAGGAGTCGAGAGAGCTTCCGCCACCGCCAACctccgatgccgccgccgccgggcatgACCCTCCGCCGCCTTCCCACGGCCGCCCTcggcctccccctctctctcccttgttTGCTGTCTCGTCCCGGCCTCTCCCTCGCCGCACGTCGCGCCAGGGCCGTCGCCGCCAgggcctcctcctcttcctcctccccctcttcgTCACCGGACTCGTCCTTCGGCTCGCGGATGGAGGAATCCGTCAAGAAGACAGTGGCCGACAACCCCGTAGTCATCTACTCCAAGTCATGGTGCTCGTAAGATCAACAGCCCCAACTGAACCAAACCTAGCATTGGTTCATTAGCTTCGATCCGCCCTCACCTCATCTGGTTCCATGCCATGACATGCTCAACGTGGTCAGATATTCCATGGAGGTGAAAGCGCTCTTCAAGCGGATCGGCGTGCAGCCGCATGTCATCGAGCTCGACCATCTCGGTCCGTCCCCTTTTTCCTTCatgttttttttccctttcgaATTCCCGATGGAATGCTCTCTTTAATGCACCTCAACTGATCGCGCTCTTTAATTCGGACTTTCAGAGCAACTTAAAATGCCGCCATATATGCAATCGTGTATCGTTACCATCAAGCAACTTATTCTATATGGACGGGTAATCATTAGGGGGTTTGAGTTGGAACAATTTCTTCTGTTCAAACCTCTCTGGCTTCGTGGACAATTTGGTTTGAGGCCCGTTATAGATGTTTGTTCAGATATATGCATACATACATGAACAAGTGCCCCAGACCACCCAAGGTCCCAAACATGATTGTCCTTTTAGTCTCTTTCCTCACATTCTTCACTTGGCTGGCCTTTCCTAATTGTAGCCTACATTTTCATTGTTGCTTTTAATGTTCTGCTTCAGCGCTTTCAATTACAAACCCCATAGCATGCAAACGCACATTGACCAGTTGCTTGAACTAATGCATACACTAGTTTTACTCTTACCAGACATCATGCATGCCCATAGGCGCCTGGGATTTACAAGTACTTTTGGGTGTGCTAGTGAAGTTGGTCATGTCAGCATATCTAAATGTGTCCTCGctgggtttttttttcaaagccACATGCACTGAAGGATTGTGATCTTTTTGTAGTTATTTCCTGCTGGAAAAAAGGAAATGGTGTAGTAGGTAGAATGCTGTGGTTCTGGATACCAATTTGCATGTTGATGTTATTATGCAACTGACAGCCAATCCCTTTCAGGTGCTCAAGGACCGCAACTACAGAAGGTGTTAGAGAGGCTGACTGGACAGTCTACTGTTCCTAATGTTTTCATCGGTATGTCAGGATTCCGTTTCTCCCCACCTTTCTTACTCTACCCAGCTTAGATCTTCTCTTTTGTTCATGACTAATTAGCAAAATCATTCGAATATTTTTCAATTTAAGCAGGGATATTTGCCGTTGGTGTCCTTGAGTGCAAATACTGATAGATAGGTGTAATGTTTGCAGTTTATGCGGAAATGAATCCGCATACATGAATCTGTTATTTTGATTTACATGGCATGACTCGCATACTTCTAAGTAATTGTTTTGTCTTATTCCAGGTGGAAAGCATGTTGGTGGCTGTACAGGTATTATTCTTTGTTGAATGCTAATCAGTCGTTGAGTTCTATACTCAAATTGCATAATACTTTGCAATGTGGCAAGTGATGTATGTGCACCTGCAACAAGAGATTAGACAAGAGTGTGTTCTGCATACTaatcttgtaatatttttccgACGCTAGTAACTATTTTTTTAAGCTATTCCTGCTACATGGCACGTGAGGTGATTGAGAGGGTTCAGCCAAATATGCATATTCTTTTAACATAACACTTGGGAAATAATAAAAGCAAATAGGTCATCTTTGTATAAGTAACTGAGCCATGGCTGGAAAGGAAAAGGAACCGCTAATACTGTGCCTTATGTTGTAGACACTCTGAAGCTGCATCGCAAGGGTGAGCTAGCTAGCATGCTGTCGGACCTGGATATTGACATTAACAATTCATGACAAGATGGAGTGTGGCGCGCAGAGTTGAGGCTTGAGAAACTTGGGCAGTCCTGTATTGAGTTATTTAGCCTTTTACAGATCCATTATGTTTTGATATGGCAAAACTGGTGCCACTtacacattttttttgtttggtatAACACACGGAACTTGACCAGTGTATCCGAATTGTGTTTGCTGGGCAGTTTATTGGCTTTCGTCAGTTGTTTCCTGCTCATGCATACAGTATACTGCAATGCCTGTAGTAGTGTTGCAGCTGTTGGAGCCGGTAACTTGGCTGAGTTACTGGGAGCTAGCTGCATGTGCTGGTGCGGTTATTGTTGTTGTGGTCCGACCCTATGGATGCGATGAACATGAATGGCCTGAAAAGCTGGGTGGTGTTGCAATGCACTACATATTTGCATTGGGTTTGTTACGCAAGGACAGGGGGTTGCGGTTGCAGGCGCCTTTGTTTGCTCCTCGAGGCAAGCGTTGCAATCACACGACTCCGGCAGTGTGGTTGCGGCATCCCCCAGAGCCGGCACGACTCTCACACTACTAGCTCTTGTCCCTCGTATATATATGGTGATCCATGAGCAGAAGAATCAGAATCTCACAGGCAGCAGCCAAGATTGACATCGAGAATGCTTCGAGTCGCCATCGCCTGGTGCCTCCTGCAGCTGCTCCACCATCCTTCAGTGGTGGtgtgccagcagcagcagcagcagcagcaggccgccgCCACTCCTCGCGCCTTCTTCGTCTTCGGCGACTCGTTGGTGGACAGCGGCAACAACAACTACCTTGCCACGACGGCACGCGCCGACTCGCCGCCCTACGGCGTCGACTACCCGACGCACCGCGCCACCGGCCGCTTCTCCAACGGCCGGAACGTGCCGGACATCATCAGCGAGTACCTGGGGGCGGAGCCGGTGCTGCCCTACCTCAGCCCGCACCTCGACGGCCACAAGCTGCTGGGGGGAGCCAACTTCGCGTCCGCCGGCGTCGGCATCCTCAACGACACGGGCATCCAGTTTGTAAGCCACCAAGGCCTCCCATTATATATTGTTGTGTGTGTCTATCGTCGTCGAcctctcatcatcatcatcctcgcaGGCCAACATCATCCGCATCCAGAAGCAGCTGCGCTACTTCCAGCAGTACCAGAGCCGCgtgcgccgcctcctcgccggcgacggcgacgccaccGCCCGCCTGGTGCGCGGCGCCCTCGTGCTCATCACGCTCGGCGGCAACGACTTCATCAACAACTATTACCTGGTGCCCTTCTCCGCGCGCTCCCGCGAGATGGCGCTGCCGGACTTCGTGCGCTACCTCGTCGCCGAGTACGCCAAGATCCTGCGCCAGCTGCACGGCCTGGGCGCGCGCCGGGTGCTCGTCACCGGCTCCGGCCCGCTCGGATgcgcccccgccgagctcgCGCTGCGGGGAAGCCGCGCCGGGGAGTGCgacgccgagctgcagcgcgccgccgcgctctacAACCCACAGCTCGTCCGCATGATCAGGGGGCTCAACGCCGACCTCGGCGCCGacgtcttcgtcgccgtcaACGCCTACAGGATGCACATGGACTTCATCTCCGACCCGGCGGCCTACGGCTTCGTCACCTCCAAGGTGGCCTGCTGCGGCCAGGGGCCCTACAACGGCGTGGGGCGCtgcaccgccgcctccagcctCTGCCCGGACCGGAGCGTCTACGCCTTCTGGGACAACTTCCACCCCACGGAGAGGGCCAACCGGATCATCGTCAGCCAGTTCATGGACGGCACACAGGAGTAcatgcacccgatcaacctcACCACCATtctcgccgtcgacgccgccgccgccgccaccttgaACTAATTAATATGAATTGGAAATAAAATGAGCATTATATATATTCTGCGCTTCCAGCAAAGCACCCTAGCtatagctatatatatataaatacatACTATGTATAAGCTGCTGCTGTATTCAGGGTGACATCCATCGAGATATATAATAACAATATATAATAAAGATCAAGTAGCGCAGGCCACACAAGAAGCAAATAAATCCATTCCATTTATTGCCAACTGAAAACAAGCACCTCTACATGCAGTTTTGCTGCTACACTTGGACTTGGGTGTATACTGTTGTATACACCACTCGATGTCTAGCTGTTATATATACCGGAGACGTCGCTGCTGTATAATGCCATCAGCAACCACTCCAGAAATTAATCACAAACTGAATATGGACGAATCAATGAACATTGATCGCGGGTAAAGCCATTACAAAGCACAAGCTGCAGATATCGGTACTCGTTCATACATACAGGTGCGGCGGGCCAGAATTGGCATGTGGCTTTCATAAAATGACCAAATTGGGGATTCACGTATCATGTGCATCAATCAACTGGCAAAAGTTCTCACTTCTCAACGAGAAAAAAACACCCAGAGAAAAGAAACAGCACCTCCATCAGCTGAAATCACTTCCCAGAATGAAAGCGTGTATCTCTGACCAGCTGGAAACCGTATAAAGGACCCCAGAACGTGACTTGAACCTGGATTTCTCTTGCTCCGTCAGCTGCCTCTGCTTCTCTACTAGACCAGGGAACAACGGCACAAAAGAAACACCAAACTGTTTGCCCACTCTCCGCAAGCTTGTGCTTGACCCAACGACGATACCAATATCTGCCTCCAATAGGCAGAGCAAATCTCCAACTGAGTCTCCAATATACACAGATAGTGATGGAGCTGTACTGTCCATGCCACTTTTGATGCTCTTAAACTTTTCAACTTTGTCTAGTGGAGACTGCATTTTCCTCTCAATCTGACCAGTTGAAACAGACCCCTCAAAGACAAACTCGTTGGAATGTATGTTCAGACCATCTAGACAACCAACTGCACGAAAGCATGAcaatgtaaaataaataaattaattacCAGTTACGAAATGCTTATTCAAAACAAAACTGAAATTTTGATCGAAAGTTTATAGCagcagcaaaaagaaagaaaattagATTCCATTAATTATTATGGTGAAGCCATTGTCATCAGACAAGACAAAGGTTACCTGATGAAAAGGCCGACCGTATTAGTTCTGCGCACCAGCAATAGGAAAGGATATGGATATCCAAATTGAGGTTCTCCCTTGTTTTTCCAATCTTCTGAAAGAAATTTTTACAGCCATCTTGAAGAATAAGCCGCTCCCCAGCTTTCCTGATATCTTCTAAATTCATTCCCCTAAGAACACCAGAGTCAACAACCCTAGAATTTGCAAGCTTCTCAAACTCTGCTAGCACCTCCAAGCCTTTGTACAGTTGATCATAATCTAGTGACTTTACTGTAATAAAAAAAGATCACATAAACCATCAGCAAATCATTCAAGCATGGCTTATGTACTATTGCTAAATCAACCAATAGAAACAAATGGAACACAG
The Panicum virgatum strain AP13 chromosome 6N, P.virgatum_v5, whole genome shotgun sequence genome window above contains:
- the LOC120677429 gene encoding monothiol glutaredoxin-S10-like, with the translated sequence MPPPPGMTLRRLPTAALGLPLSLPCLLSRPGLSLAARRARAVAARASSSSSSPSSSPDSSFGSRMEESVKKTVADNPVVIYSKSWCSYSMEVKALFKRIGVQPHVIELDHLGAQGPQLQKVLERLTGQSTVPNVFIGGKHVGGCTDTLKLHRKGELASMLSDLDIDINNS
- the LOC120677428 gene encoding GDSL esterase/lipase LTL1-like, which translates into the protein MLRVAIAWCLLQLLHHPSVVVCQQQQQQQQAAATPRAFFVFGDSLVDSGNNNYLATTARADSPPYGVDYPTHRATGRFSNGRNVPDIISEYLGAEPVLPYLSPHLDGHKLLGGANFASAGVGILNDTGIQFANIIRIQKQLRYFQQYQSRVRRLLAGDGDATARLVRGALVLITLGGNDFINNYYLVPFSARSREMALPDFVRYLVAEYAKILRQLHGLGARRVLVTGSGPLGCAPAELALRGSRAGECDAELQRAAALYNPQLVRMIRGLNADLGADVFVAVNAYRMHMDFISDPAAYGFVTSKVACCGQGPYNGVGRCTAASSLCPDRSVYAFWDNFHPTERANRIIVSQFMDGTQEYMHPINLTTILAVDAAAAATLN